One Lacipirellulaceae bacterium DNA window includes the following coding sequences:
- a CDS encoding SLC13 family permease translates to MSNSDPNKSTAVETSPVKRWVLAAGPCLSTLVGVWLFWNDYGASISWTAAITTLTAVWWIFEPIPIPAISLIPLAAFPLVGVLEPSKVAEAYGDKLILLLLGGLMLSSAMERSGAHRRIALSMVNLFGGGSGRRLVFGFMAASALLSMWISNMATTLMLLPIVMAVVEKATDQRLRIALLLGVAYAASVGGVGTPVGTPPNLIFIENYRIVTGNEVTFSTWMSWALPIVLVMVPLMALWLTRGLGKQTTIDLPKVGQWRIEEIRTLAVFAVTALLWITRKEPFGGWSEWLNMPNAVDSSVALLAVVVMFLIPNGKGERLLDWETAVKIPWGILILFASGIAISKAFLASGLSTLLGEQLAGLSELSPWLMIALICLAVTFLTEITSNTATSNLLMPILAAAATQAEIDHKLLMVPAAISASFAFMLPVATGPNAIIFGSNQLTVGQMAREGFALNLLGAAVIVVCSLVIFH, encoded by the coding sequence ATGTCGAACTCAGATCCCAACAAGTCAACGGCGGTCGAAACTAGCCCCGTCAAACGCTGGGTCCTTGCCGCGGGCCCCTGTTTGTCGACCCTCGTCGGCGTGTGGCTATTCTGGAATGACTACGGCGCTTCGATTTCTTGGACCGCCGCCATCACGACGCTCACGGCAGTCTGGTGGATTTTCGAGCCCATACCGATCCCTGCCATCTCGTTGATCCCCCTTGCTGCGTTTCCTTTGGTGGGAGTCTTAGAACCAAGCAAGGTGGCCGAAGCTTACGGCGACAAGCTCATTCTGTTGCTCTTGGGCGGCTTAATGCTTTCTTCCGCCATGGAGCGAAGTGGAGCCCATCGGCGGATTGCATTGAGCATGGTTAACCTCTTCGGCGGCGGCAGCGGTCGCCGTTTGGTATTTGGATTCATGGCTGCCTCGGCACTTCTGAGCATGTGGATTTCCAACATGGCGACCACGCTCATGCTGTTGCCCATCGTGATGGCCGTTGTTGAGAAAGCGACCGACCAGCGTTTGCGGATCGCCTTATTGCTAGGCGTTGCCTATGCCGCGAGCGTCGGTGGCGTAGGAACTCCCGTGGGCACGCCGCCGAACTTGATCTTCATCGAGAACTACCGCATAGTAACAGGCAACGAGGTCACTTTTAGCACTTGGATGAGCTGGGCACTTCCGATTGTTCTGGTGATGGTTCCCCTGATGGCCCTCTGGTTGACCCGCGGGTTAGGGAAGCAAACGACGATCGACCTTCCCAAAGTTGGCCAGTGGCGTATCGAGGAAATCCGCACGCTTGCCGTCTTTGCCGTGACAGCTCTGCTGTGGATCACGCGCAAGGAACCCTTTGGCGGCTGGAGCGAATGGCTGAACATGCCGAATGCGGTCGATTCGAGTGTGGCGTTGCTCGCCGTCGTGGTGATGTTTCTCATCCCCAACGGAAAGGGAGAGCGACTGCTCGATTGGGAGACAGCCGTAAAGATTCCTTGGGGAATCCTCATTCTGTTTGCCTCAGGAATTGCCATCTCCAAAGCGTTCCTCGCTTCAGGTTTGAGCACGCTTCTGGGCGAGCAGTTGGCGGGGCTGAGTGAGCTCTCACCGTGGCTCATGATTGCGCTCATCTGCTTGGCGGTCACGTTCCTGACGGAAATCACCAGCAACACGGCAACAAGTAACTTGCTGATGCCCATCCTAGCCGCGGCAGCTACCCAAGCTGAGATCGACCACAAGCTACTCATGGTCCCCGCGGCAATTAGCGCGAGCTTCGCGTTCATGCTGCCCGTCGCGACGGGGCCGAATGCGATTATTTTTGGTTCCAATCAACTAACCGTCGGTCAGATGGCTCGCGAGGGGTTCGCCTTGAATCTGCTTGGTGCGGCGGTCATTGTGGTGTGCTCGCTTGTGATTTTTCATTGA
- a CDS encoding DUF1573 domain-containing protein — translation MIRFKLFGLSTLALLITSTASAQEWAEKMFEKREHNFGTVARGAETVYKFEVTNIYKQTMNIVGVRTSCGCTTPTIENGTFKTHEKAYIVCKFNTHTHTGQKAATVTVTFGAPYPAEVQIRVHGNIRSDVVFTPGAVEFGEVAEGDMREQVINVSYAGRENWEIVDVTNDNEHFEVELKEMSRASGRVSYGLLVRLKDDLPVGYLKDQLTVVTNDTRADAQRIPLFISGRIRPEFSVTPENIVLGTVTPGQEVTRRIVVRGSQPFKIQEVKCEDQSFDFKVDPASKRVHLVELRFKAGDDAGKLRAPIQIITDRGAGRGATCVASAIVAPKAEATRTAASNAR, via the coding sequence ATGATCCGTTTCAAATTGTTCGGCCTGTCAACGCTTGCCCTATTGATTACAAGCACCGCTTCCGCCCAGGAATGGGCCGAGAAGATGTTCGAGAAGCGGGAGCACAACTTCGGCACGGTGGCTCGCGGGGCTGAGACGGTTTACAAGTTTGAAGTGACGAACATCTATAAGCAGACGATGAACATCGTCGGAGTCCGCACCAGTTGCGGATGCACGACGCCTACAATCGAAAACGGAACCTTCAAAACCCACGAAAAAGCCTACATCGTCTGTAAGTTCAATACGCATACGCACACTGGCCAGAAGGCGGCGACGGTGACCGTGACTTTTGGGGCTCCGTATCCTGCGGAAGTGCAGATCCGCGTCCACGGCAACATCCGCAGCGATGTGGTATTCACACCCGGAGCGGTCGAGTTTGGCGAAGTCGCTGAAGGTGACATGCGTGAACAAGTGATCAACGTCAGCTACGCAGGTCGCGAAAACTGGGAAATCGTCGATGTCACCAACGACAACGAGCATTTCGAAGTCGAGCTCAAGGAAATGTCACGCGCTAGCGGTCGAGTTTCTTACGGCTTGTTGGTTCGCTTGAAAGATGATCTCCCGGTGGGTTATCTGAAGGACCAGCTTACTGTTGTTACGAACGACACAAGAGCCGATGCACAACGTATCCCGCTGTTCATCAGCGGAAGAATTCGACCCGAGTTTTCCGTCACGCCAGAAAACATTGTGCTAGGCACGGTTACGCCAGGGCAAGAAGTTACCCGGCGAATCGTGGTGCGCGGCAGTCAGCCGTTCAAGATTCAAGAAGTCAAGTGCGAAGACCAGAGCTTCGACTTCAAGGTCGATCCTGCTAGCAAACGCGTCCACCTCGTCGAACTGCGTTTCAAAGCGGGCGATGATGCGGGCAAGCTGCGTGCTCCGATCCAAATCATCACCGATCGCGGTGCGGGACGCGGGGCGACTTGTGTCGCTTCAGCGATCGTGGCCCCGAAAGCCGAAGCGACTCGCACCGCTGCTAGCAACGCACGCTAG
- a CDS encoding prephenate dehydrogenase/arogenate dehydrogenase family protein: protein MPQSPMPSFQRIAIVGVGLLGGSIGKGIRQRELAETVVGVGRRQESLDKALDVGAINQASLDLASGVAGAELVIVATPVQQIAELTIAAGKAAPEALLTDAGSTKSAICEAVAAQAPDIAPRFVGSHPIAGGHRSGPEYADGDLLVDRKVIVTPTAATPQETTDAISQFWQRLGAETMQLTPSDHDQALAATSHLPHLVAYALAGTTPEEFLPFAAGGWGDTTRIAASDPGLWKQIFATNRPALLEALAGYEDNLTQLRTACEQQDWDALEQLLTKAQRIRNALGD from the coding sequence ATGCCGCAAAGCCCTATGCCCAGCTTCCAACGAATTGCGATCGTCGGCGTTGGTCTGCTGGGAGGTTCGATCGGCAAGGGGATCCGTCAGCGTGAGCTGGCAGAAACTGTTGTGGGCGTCGGTCGTCGGCAGGAGAGCCTCGATAAGGCGCTCGACGTTGGTGCGATTAACCAAGCGAGCCTCGATCTGGCTAGCGGAGTGGCCGGCGCAGAGCTGGTGATCGTCGCCACGCCCGTTCAGCAGATCGCTGAGCTGACAATAGCCGCCGGGAAGGCCGCTCCTGAAGCCTTGCTCACCGACGCGGGCAGTACCAAATCAGCAATCTGCGAAGCGGTAGCGGCTCAAGCCCCTGATATCGCACCTCGTTTTGTCGGCAGCCATCCGATCGCCGGAGGGCATCGCAGCGGTCCTGAATACGCGGACGGTGATCTCTTGGTGGATCGCAAGGTAATCGTCACGCCCACGGCTGCGACTCCTCAAGAGACGACCGACGCTATTTCGCAGTTCTGGCAGCGTCTGGGGGCTGAAACGATGCAGCTCACCCCCAGCGACCACGATCAGGCTTTGGCTGCCACAAGCCATTTACCCCATCTGGTCGCTTACGCACTGGCAGGGACAACCCCTGAAGAGTTCCTCCCCTTTGCCGCCGGAGGCTGGGGCGACACCACAAGGATTGCTGCCTCTGATCCAGGACTTTGGAAACAAATCTTTGCAACCAACCGCCCTGCCCTTCTCGAAGCCCTCGCAGGTTACGAAGATAACTTGACCCAGTTACGAACCGCCTGCGAACAGCAGGATTGGGACGCCCTCGAACAACTTCTAACCAAAGCTCAACGGATACGAAATGCTCTGGGAGATTGA
- a CDS encoding DNA polymerase III subunit, translated as MWQGIRGHDGVVERFRQSLACGRLASTYLFVGSDGIGKRAFAEALTKVLLCSSADEQSLSPCETCESCKMHAAGNHPDIDRIARPEGKRTLPIDLFLGDREHRNKEGMCHNLAMRPMLGRRRVAIIDDADWLSPESANCLLKTLEEPPPGAVIILIGTSRSRQLPTILSRSQIVRFHPLPASDLASLLVEQGIAADAQTADSLAAEANGSLSKAAELADAELRDARSRLATQLTSSQMDLPRLSTDLMGIVTAAGKDAEARRQRFRTLLSSAIGTFSQLLPGENTGEADFALAALDRCLEAEEQLSRNANQNTLMECWLDDLAELRSRYST; from the coding sequence ATGTGGCAGGGAATTCGAGGCCACGACGGGGTTGTCGAGCGATTCCGCCAGAGTCTGGCGTGTGGTCGGCTGGCTTCGACGTACCTTTTCGTCGGCTCAGACGGAATTGGGAAGCGAGCGTTCGCTGAAGCCCTGACGAAAGTTCTGCTGTGCTCCAGCGCCGATGAGCAGTCGCTTTCCCCGTGCGAAACTTGCGAATCGTGCAAGATGCACGCCGCGGGGAATCACCCTGACATTGATCGTATCGCGCGGCCTGAGGGGAAACGGACCTTACCGATCGATCTCTTTCTGGGAGATCGAGAGCATCGCAATAAAGAGGGAATGTGCCACAACTTGGCGATGCGCCCAATGCTGGGACGTCGCCGAGTGGCCATTATCGATGACGCCGACTGGCTTTCTCCCGAAAGCGCGAACTGCTTGTTGAAAACCCTCGAAGAGCCACCTCCGGGGGCTGTGATCATCCTTATTGGCACAAGTCGCAGCCGGCAACTGCCGACGATCCTGTCGCGATCACAGATCGTCCGCTTTCACCCACTGCCGGCCTCAGATCTCGCCTCGCTGCTTGTCGAGCAGGGCATCGCCGCTGATGCTCAAACGGCTGATTCGCTTGCGGCAGAAGCCAATGGCAGCCTCAGCAAGGCGGCTGAATTAGCTGACGCTGAGCTTCGCGACGCCCGTAGCCGGCTCGCCACCCAGCTTACTAGTTCCCAAATGGATTTACCGCGACTATCCACGGACCTGATGGGCATCGTCACCGCTGCCGGCAAAGATGCTGAGGCCCGTCGGCAACGGTTCCGCACTCTCCTCTCTTCCGCAATCGGTACGTTTTCTCAGCTTCTGCCGGGAGAAAACACTGGGGAAGCGGACTTTGCGCTGGCGGCTCTCGATCGCTGCCTGGAGGCGGAAGAACAGCTCAGCCGAAATGCCAACCAGAACACGCTGATGGAATGCTGGCTCGACGATCTTGCCGAGCTTCGCTCCCGCTACTCAACGTAA
- the purL gene encoding phosphoribosylformylglycinamidine synthase subunit PurL, with the protein MLWEIDLHPRHQDDDRAAAQLARDAADLHLAESLEAASARGYLVQGESLDGAAAQQLARELFGDPVVEHAIVAPVGNAALIKTPEHHTANGSAQLVHVLLKPGVMDPVAQSAEAAARDFGYDIDAVRTLRKYWIGGIDDKRVDEISKRLLANDAIEQVIVGPLPFDKLQLGSRYEFEIRHTAIRDLDDAGLATLSKTGQLYLQLAEMQTIQKFFQELGREPTDIELETIAQTWSEHCSHKTLAGRIAYRDEKGEQRFENMLKETIFAATQELRARWGEDDWCVSVFKDNAGIVRFDDQFNIAFKVETHNHPSALEPYGGANTGLGGVIRDTIGTGMGAKPVCNTDVFCFAPPDTPAESLPPGVLHPKLVMRGVVEGVRDYGNRMGIPTVNGAVFFDPRYLGNPLVYCGNVGIIPKEKSFKEPQPGDLIVAVGGRTGRDGIHGATFSSAELTSESESLSGGAVQIGNAIEEKKVLDVLLEARDQELFTAITDCGAGGFSSAVGEMGEEIGAEVWLEKAPTKYDGLTYTEIWISEAQERMVLSVPESNWEQLHQLCESEGVEATVLGKFEPTGRLVLKYDGETVCDLSMDLLHNGRPPVVREATYSPPEVKPLSLPTKESYNGDLLKILGSLNVASKEWIIRQYDHEVQGGSVVKPLVGVENDGPSDAAIVRPVLTSRKGIVISNGMNPCYGDHDPYHMAASAIDEAMRNCVAVGADPSRIAVLDNFCWGDCERNETLGALVRAALACHDLSLVFETPFISGKDSLNNEFSYVDDNGEKQTIAIPSSLLISAMGQIEDVGKAVTMDLKQAGNLLYLVGTTADELGGSHFALVNELEGGQVPVVHPQQAKAIFAALHRAISAGQVAACHDLSEGGLAAAAAEMAFAGGLGAELSLDAMPVKEVSLGIIQRLFSESNSRFLCEVRPENQAAFEATLGGVAFAKIGTVNDSGRLTIDLAAQRQVDCSIAELKQSWQAPLDW; encoded by the coding sequence ATGCTCTGGGAGATTGACCTCCACCCCCGTCACCAGGACGACGATCGTGCGGCAGCGCAACTTGCCCGTGACGCGGCAGACCTTCATTTGGCGGAAAGCCTCGAAGCCGCGTCGGCCCGTGGCTACCTCGTCCAAGGCGAATCACTCGACGGGGCAGCCGCCCAGCAATTGGCTCGCGAACTGTTCGGCGATCCGGTCGTTGAGCACGCGATCGTTGCTCCGGTTGGAAATGCGGCTCTCATTAAAACGCCTGAGCACCACACGGCCAATGGATCGGCCCAACTTGTGCACGTGCTGCTGAAGCCAGGCGTAATGGACCCCGTAGCCCAAAGCGCGGAAGCCGCCGCGCGTGATTTCGGCTATGACATCGACGCCGTGCGTACGCTGCGCAAGTATTGGATCGGCGGTATTGATGACAAGCGGGTCGATGAGATCAGCAAGCGACTGCTCGCCAACGACGCGATCGAGCAAGTGATCGTCGGACCACTACCGTTCGACAAACTACAACTCGGTAGCCGTTACGAGTTTGAAATCCGCCACACCGCGATTCGCGATCTCGACGACGCGGGTCTCGCGACGCTGAGCAAGACCGGCCAGCTTTACTTGCAACTGGCAGAGATGCAGACCATCCAGAAGTTCTTCCAGGAACTAGGACGAGAGCCAACCGACATCGAGCTGGAAACCATTGCGCAGACCTGGAGCGAACATTGCAGCCATAAAACACTCGCTGGTCGAATTGCCTATCGCGACGAGAAAGGCGAACAGCGTTTCGAAAATATGCTGAAAGAGACCATCTTCGCCGCCACGCAAGAATTGCGGGCCCGCTGGGGTGAGGACGATTGGTGCGTCAGCGTGTTCAAAGATAACGCGGGCATCGTCCGCTTTGACGACCAATTCAACATTGCCTTCAAAGTCGAAACCCACAATCACCCCTCCGCACTGGAGCCCTACGGTGGAGCAAACACGGGCCTGGGCGGGGTGATTCGCGACACCATCGGCACGGGCATGGGCGCCAAGCCGGTCTGCAACACCGACGTGTTTTGTTTCGCTCCACCAGACACCCCTGCCGAATCGCTTCCGCCAGGGGTGCTGCACCCAAAGCTCGTGATGCGTGGCGTGGTGGAAGGGGTACGCGACTACGGCAACCGCATGGGCATCCCCACGGTCAACGGCGCCGTGTTCTTCGATCCACGGTACCTTGGCAATCCGCTGGTCTATTGTGGCAACGTCGGAATTATCCCGAAGGAGAAGTCTTTCAAAGAGCCGCAACCCGGCGATCTAATTGTCGCCGTCGGTGGTCGCACGGGTCGCGACGGAATCCATGGGGCGACCTTCTCCAGTGCGGAACTCACCAGCGAAAGTGAAAGTCTTTCCGGCGGAGCCGTGCAAATCGGAAACGCGATTGAAGAAAAGAAAGTCCTCGACGTGCTCCTGGAAGCTCGGGATCAGGAACTCTTCACCGCCATCACCGATTGCGGTGCCGGCGGGTTCAGTAGCGCTGTTGGCGAGATGGGCGAGGAAATCGGTGCCGAAGTCTGGCTTGAAAAGGCACCCACCAAGTACGACGGGCTGACTTACACCGAGATTTGGATCTCTGAAGCGCAAGAACGGATGGTCTTGAGCGTCCCTGAATCGAACTGGGAACAGCTTCATCAGCTTTGCGAGTCTGAAGGAGTCGAGGCGACGGTCCTTGGTAAGTTTGAACCGACAGGTCGGCTTGTCCTGAAATACGACGGAGAGACGGTCTGCGATCTCTCGATGGACTTGCTCCACAACGGCCGCCCGCCGGTCGTTCGCGAAGCGACGTATTCTCCTCCCGAGGTGAAGCCACTCAGTTTGCCCACGAAAGAGAGCTACAACGGCGACCTGCTGAAGATCCTTGGCTCGCTGAATGTTGCCAGCAAAGAGTGGATCATCCGGCAGTACGATCATGAAGTGCAAGGTGGTAGTGTCGTGAAGCCGTTGGTTGGCGTCGAGAACGATGGCCCCAGCGATGCGGCGATCGTCAGGCCCGTGCTGACTTCACGAAAGGGGATTGTCATCAGCAACGGCATGAACCCGTGCTATGGAGACCACGACCCTTACCATATGGCAGCCAGCGCCATTGACGAAGCGATGCGCAACTGCGTTGCCGTAGGTGCCGACCCGAGCCGTATCGCCGTGCTTGATAACTTCTGCTGGGGCGATTGCGAGCGGAATGAGACGCTCGGGGCACTGGTTCGCGCAGCACTCGCCTGCCACGACCTTTCGCTGGTCTTCGAAACGCCCTTCATCAGCGGCAAGGATAGCCTGAACAACGAGTTCAGCTATGTCGACGACAATGGCGAGAAGCAAACGATTGCGATTCCTTCATCGCTGCTAATCAGCGCCATGGGCCAGATCGAGGATGTCGGCAAAGCCGTCACAATGGACCTCAAACAAGCGGGCAACCTGCTCTACTTGGTCGGGACCACCGCCGATGAACTGGGTGGTTCGCACTTCGCGCTCGTCAACGAGCTTGAAGGTGGACAGGTACCTGTTGTGCATCCGCAACAGGCGAAAGCGATCTTTGCCGCCCTCCATCGGGCCATTTCCGCCGGCCAAGTCGCTGCCTGCCACGACCTCAGCGAAGGAGGTCTGGCTGCCGCGGCAGCCGAGATGGCATTCGCTGGCGGACTTGGTGCTGAGCTTTCACTAGACGCGATGCCGGTGAAAGAAGTTTCCTTAGGAATCATCCAAAGACTCTTCAGCGAATCCAACAGTCGCTTCTTGTGTGAAGTGCGACCCGAAAACCAAGCCGCGTTTGAAGCGACCCTCGGCGGGGTCGCGTTTGCCAAGATCGGCACGGTTAATGATTCAGGGCGGCTTACGATCGACCTCGCGGCTCAGCGACAAGTCGATTGTTCGATTGCCGAACTGAAGCAATCCTGGCAGGCACCGCTCGATTGGTGA
- the purQ gene encoding phosphoribosylformylglycinamidine synthase I — protein MTPRILVLRAPGTNCDVETSHAFTLAGGEPTVLHLNRWLEAPKLADDYQILCLPGGFSYGDDVAAGRIFANQLQHHLADSLKSFREAGKLILGICNGFQVLIKSGLLDHEEENGPTATLDWNESGRFIDRWVNLQADDSRCVFLKGIDRLYLPIAHAEGRFATTDEATFEKLVAKGQLALRYADGDNPNGATGDVAGMTDESGRVFGLMPHPERFVDRTQHPRWTRTPDLPEEGAGLAVFLNAVNYFK, from the coding sequence ATGACACCCCGCATTCTTGTCCTTCGAGCTCCTGGCACCAACTGCGATGTTGAAACGTCTCATGCCTTCACCTTGGCGGGCGGAGAGCCGACCGTTCTGCATCTGAATCGCTGGCTGGAAGCTCCAAAACTGGCCGACGACTATCAGATTCTTTGCTTGCCGGGCGGATTCAGCTATGGCGACGACGTTGCCGCCGGGCGTATTTTCGCCAATCAACTGCAACATCACCTCGCCGATTCGCTTAAGAGCTTTCGTGAAGCCGGGAAACTGATCCTTGGCATCTGCAATGGTTTTCAAGTGCTAATCAAAAGCGGCCTACTCGATCATGAAGAGGAGAACGGCCCGACGGCAACACTCGACTGGAACGAGTCAGGGCGTTTCATTGATCGCTGGGTCAATCTGCAAGCTGACGATTCGCGTTGCGTTTTTCTCAAAGGAATCGATCGACTGTATCTTCCCATCGCCCACGCGGAGGGTCGTTTCGCAACCACGGATGAGGCCACCTTTGAGAAACTCGTCGCAAAAGGTCAGCTCGCTCTCCGCTACGCCGACGGAGACAATCCCAACGGTGCAACTGGTGATGTTGCCGGAATGACCGACGAGTCGGGGAGAGTGTTTGGGCTCATGCCGCACCCGGAGCGATTCGTTGATCGCACACAGCACCCGAGGTGGACACGCACGCCTGACTTGCCAGAAGAAGGGGCGGGCTTGGCTGTTTTTCTGAACGCGGTGAACTACTTCAAGTAA
- a CDS encoding sodium-translocating pyrophosphatase has product MNGMPWRGAAKWGLGGLTATLICSSTSSAFAQPTEQAAGSSTGDPVEKLVITCWAVAFVGALAALIQARLFYAQMQRASQGNERMREIASYVRDGAKAYLDQQFRVVAVFFVVIAVLLGLAAFGLKVQSPFVPFAFLSGGFFSGLAGWFGMRTATNASSRTAAGAEQSLNQGLQVAFRSGAVMGLTVVGLGLMDIALWFAFLYWIWPAMGGEPLSLVNITATMLCFGMGASAQALFARVGGGIFTKAADVGADLVGKVEAGIPEDDPRNPATIADNVGDNVGDVAGMGADLYESYAGSILAAAALGAAAFSAVAIVPEGMTQVEAQLRSVLLPLVVAGIGIACSIIGIYFVRTGEDASQKSLLHALAKGINLSTGLVIIGSIIAAKLLMPSTEATEIGFGIPGVGVSVVVGLVAGVLIGWWTEYVTSDEYSPTQKLADQAETGAATVIIGGIADGMASVWVPVLLVCMATLMAFGFASGWNFQDVSYFSLGLYGVGIAAVGMLSTLGITLATDAYGPIADNAGGNAEMSGLPEIVRQRTDALDSLGNTTAATGKGFAIGSAALTALALLAAYVEGVRVGFERWGESFAAQTEVAAAKDHAYYKLTDRFVVRVDKGEEGKPNTSTPYLIMPEQLRVPELREAWSELEIKQEVQVAKVKNGLLEQPDKSLVFAATGGKLLPVSKATLPQFTQYYDASLMNPKVLVGVFFGAMATFAFCAMTMKAVGRAAQGMVEEVRRQFKEIAGIMEGTAKPDYERPVAISTRAAQREMVIPAFLGLFLPVAVGLVLGVAGVLGLLMGTLTTGFCLAIFMANAGGAWDNAKKYIEAGAQGGKGTEAHKAAVVGDTVGDPFKDTSGPSLNILIKLMSMTSVVIAGLVVRHSLEAWGIF; this is encoded by the coding sequence ATGAATGGAATGCCTTGGCGGGGAGCAGCAAAATGGGGCCTGGGCGGCCTCACGGCCACTTTGATTTGCAGCTCGACAAGTAGCGCGTTTGCCCAGCCTACCGAACAAGCGGCAGGAAGCAGCACTGGCGATCCGGTTGAGAAACTCGTCATCACCTGCTGGGCGGTTGCTTTTGTCGGAGCTCTAGCCGCGCTGATCCAAGCCCGCTTGTTCTACGCACAGATGCAACGTGCCAGCCAGGGCAACGAGCGGATGCGGGAAATCGCCAGCTACGTTCGCGATGGTGCCAAGGCCTACCTCGATCAGCAATTTCGCGTTGTCGCAGTCTTCTTTGTTGTGATTGCCGTACTGCTGGGCCTAGCCGCCTTCGGTTTGAAAGTACAAAGCCCCTTTGTGCCGTTTGCCTTCCTGAGCGGCGGTTTCTTCTCTGGGCTCGCTGGCTGGTTCGGGATGCGTACGGCAACAAACGCAAGCAGCCGAACTGCCGCTGGCGCCGAGCAGTCGCTCAACCAAGGTCTGCAGGTAGCCTTCCGCAGCGGCGCGGTTATGGGCCTTACGGTCGTCGGCCTTGGGTTGATGGACATTGCCCTCTGGTTTGCCTTCCTCTATTGGATTTGGCCGGCCATGGGTGGCGAGCCGCTGAGCTTAGTGAACATCACCGCAACGATGCTGTGCTTTGGCATGGGTGCCAGCGCTCAGGCTTTGTTTGCACGCGTTGGCGGCGGCATCTTTACGAAGGCGGCCGACGTCGGTGCCGACTTGGTTGGTAAAGTCGAGGCCGGCATCCCCGAAGATGATCCACGTAACCCGGCAACCATTGCTGACAACGTCGGCGATAATGTCGGCGACGTAGCTGGCATGGGTGCCGATCTCTATGAGTCTTACGCCGGTTCGATTCTTGCCGCGGCGGCTTTGGGAGCAGCGGCCTTTAGCGCCGTTGCTATCGTCCCTGAGGGTATGACTCAAGTTGAAGCACAACTCCGGTCCGTCTTGCTCCCGCTAGTCGTCGCCGGCATCGGGATCGCCTGCTCGATCATCGGCATCTATTTCGTCCGCACGGGCGAAGATGCTTCCCAGAAAAGTCTCCTCCACGCCCTCGCCAAGGGAATCAACCTTTCCACAGGGCTTGTGATCATCGGCTCGATCATCGCCGCGAAGTTGCTCATGCCCTCGACCGAGGCGACGGAAATCGGCTTCGGCATCCCAGGTGTTGGCGTGAGCGTAGTCGTCGGTCTGGTCGCTGGGGTGCTGATCGGCTGGTGGACCGAGTATGTCACAAGCGATGAGTATAGTCCGACCCAGAAACTTGCTGATCAAGCAGAAACAGGCGCGGCGACGGTCATTATCGGTGGCATCGCCGACGGCATGGCTAGCGTCTGGGTCCCCGTGTTGTTGGTCTGCATGGCGACGCTAATGGCCTTCGGCTTTGCCAGCGGCTGGAATTTTCAGGACGTCAGCTACTTCTCGTTAGGCCTTTACGGTGTCGGCATCGCCGCCGTGGGAATGCTTAGCACCTTGGGCATAACGCTCGCAACGGACGCCTACGGACCAATCGCTGATAATGCTGGCGGCAACGCGGAGATGAGCGGCCTTCCGGAGATCGTTCGCCAGCGGACCGACGCGCTTGACTCGCTTGGCAACACAACAGCGGCCACCGGAAAAGGTTTCGCGATCGGCTCCGCCGCACTGACCGCCTTGGCATTGCTGGCCGCCTACGTTGAAGGCGTCCGCGTTGGTTTCGAGCGCTGGGGAGAATCCTTCGCTGCTCAGACAGAAGTTGCCGCAGCAAAGGATCACGCTTACTACAAGCTGACCGACCGTTTTGTCGTGCGGGTCGACAAAGGTGAGGAGGGGAAGCCGAACACGTCGACTCCCTACCTCATCATGCCTGAACAACTGCGCGTCCCTGAACTTCGCGAAGCTTGGTCAGAGCTCGAAATCAAGCAAGAGGTTCAAGTTGCGAAAGTGAAGAATGGCCTGCTGGAACAGCCTGACAAGTCGTTGGTCTTCGCTGCGACGGGCGGAAAGTTGCTTCCTGTCTCGAAAGCGACTCTGCCTCAGTTCACCCAATACTATGACGCAAGTCTGATGAATCCCAAGGTCTTGGTCGGGGTTTTCTTCGGAGCGATGGCGACCTTCGCCTTTTGTGCGATGACCATGAAGGCCGTCGGCCGGGCAGCTCAAGGCATGGTGGAAGAGGTACGGCGTCAGTTCAAAGAAATCGCTGGCATTATGGAAGGTACCGCGAAACCGGATTACGAACGCCCGGTGGCAATCAGTACGAGAGCGGCTCAACGGGAAATGGTAATCCCCGCGTTTCTTGGATTGTTCTTACCCGTTGCGGTTGGCTTAGTCTTGGGTGTGGCGGGCGTTCTCGGCTTGCTCATGGGAACTCTTACCACAGGGTTCTGTCTTGCCATTTTCATGGCCAACGCGGGCGGTGCCTGGGACAATGCGAAGAAGTACATCGAAGCCGGGGCCCAGGGTGGCAAAGGGACCGAAGCCCACAAGGCGGCCGTCGTTGGCGACACGGTCGGCGACCCGTTCAAAGACACCAGCGGGCCTAGCCTGAACATTCTCATCAAGCTGATGAGCATGACCAGCGTGGTCATCGCAGGCTTAGTCGTTCGGCACAGCCTGGAAGCGTGGGGGATTTTCTGA